In Candidatus Methylomirabilis limnetica, the following proteins share a genomic window:
- the serS gene encoding serine--tRNA ligase, which produces MLDLRFIRDNVELTRERLAARGAAPSTLDEFVQLDAERRALLAEVEGLRQRRNELSKEVAELKRQGKSTSDVVARVVVEAPLLTGLEKQLKEKEELLQEAALFLPNLPHASVPIGKSAEDNVEIRRWGIPRQFDFAPKSHWELGEALGILDFERAAAIAQSRFAVLKGVGARLERALISFMLDLHGKEHGYTEIFPPLLVNADAMRGTGQLPKFGEDLFKTKDEGLYMIPTAEVPVTNLHREEILPPGTLPLSYVASTPCFRREAGSYGKDTRGLMRQHQFNKVELVKFAEPERSHDALEEMTRHAETVLQRLGLPYRVVVLCTADLGFAAAKTYDIELWIPSQGAYREVSSISNCETFQARRANIRYRPSPKAVPQFVHTLNGSGVAAGRTWLAILENFQEADGTVVIPEALRPYLDGLERIRK; this is translated from the coding sequence GTGCTGGATCTGAGATTTATTCGTGACAATGTCGAACTGACGCGCGAGCGACTTGCAGCCAGGGGCGCTGCGCCCTCAACCCTTGACGAGTTTGTTCAGCTCGATGCTGAGCGGCGAGCCCTGCTCGCCGAAGTGGAAGGGCTCAGGCAGAGGCGCAACGAGTTGTCTAAAGAGGTTGCCGAACTCAAACGACAAGGTAAAAGTACAAGCGATGTTGTCGCGCGGGTGGTCGTGGAAGCGCCGCTTCTCACTGGTCTGGAAAAACAACTCAAGGAAAAGGAAGAGCTCTTACAGGAGGCGGCGCTGTTTCTCCCCAACCTCCCGCATGCTTCCGTCCCGATCGGGAAATCGGCCGAAGATAACGTTGAAATCAGGCGATGGGGAATACCGCGCCAGTTTGACTTCGCACCAAAATCTCACTGGGAGCTTGGGGAGGCGCTGGGGATCCTGGACTTCGAACGGGCGGCCGCAATCGCGCAATCGCGCTTTGCCGTCCTCAAGGGAGTTGGGGCCAGGCTGGAGCGCGCACTAATCAGTTTCATGCTCGACCTCCACGGAAAGGAGCACGGCTACACGGAGATCTTCCCGCCATTGCTGGTGAACGCCGATGCCATGCGCGGGACGGGCCAACTCCCCAAGTTTGGTGAGGATCTCTTCAAGACCAAGGACGAGGGGCTCTACATGATCCCGACTGCAGAGGTCCCGGTGACCAACCTTCACCGTGAGGAAATCCTGCCGCCCGGAACGCTGCCCCTGTCTTACGTCGCCTCTACCCCCTGCTTTCGGCGGGAGGCGGGCTCCTACGGCAAAGACACTCGGGGTCTCATGCGGCAGCACCAGTTCAACAAGGTGGAGCTGGTGAAGTTCGCGGAGCCCGAGCGCTCCCATGACGCGTTGGAGGAGATGACTCGACACGCGGAGACAGTCCTTCAGCGACTGGGCCTGCCTTACCGGGTGGTGGTCCTCTGCACGGCCGACCTGGGGTTTGCGGCCGCAAAGACCTATGACATTGAACTCTGGATCCCGAGTCAAGGGGCGTATCGGGAGGTCTCGTCGATTAGTAACTGTGAGACGTTTCAGGCGAGGCGGGCCAACATCCGCTACCGGCCTTCGCCCAAGGCGGTGCCGCAGTTTGTCCATACGCTGAACGGATCAGGGGTCGCGGCGGGACGAACCTGGCTGGCGATCCTGGAGAACTTCCAGGAGGCGGATGGGACGGTGGTCATACCTGAAGCTCTCCGACCCTACCTGGACGGGCTCGAACGGATCAGGAAGTAG
- the gyrA gene encoding DNA gyrase subunit A: protein MPDEQQGALSRIGEVRPTDIHEEMRRSYMDYAMSVIIGRALPDVRDGLKPVHRRVLYAMQELGLPFNRPYKKAARVVGEVLGKYHPHGDTAVYDTLVRLVQDFSMRYPLIDGQGNFGSVDGDAPAAMRYTEVRLARIAQEMLRDIDKETVDRAPNFDDTLQEPTLLPAALPNLLVNGSSGIAVGMATNIPPHNLGETVDALLLQLDDPEVTLDRLMEVLPGPDFPTAAYIHGRQGIRDAYTTGRGLIRMRAKAFVEKGRGGRESIIVSALPYQVNKAKLIERIAELVRNRKIEGISDLRDESDREGMRIFIELKKDQMAPPILNQLYKHTPMQSTFGVIMLALVNNQPKVLTLKEMLHHFIEHRKTIVIRRTRFDLRKAEERAHILEGYRIALDHLDAVIALIRRSRSVDDARTGLMDQFGMSQIQAQAILDLRLQRLTQLERQKIQDEYSEILATIERLRSILASDALVRQIVKDELLVVKETYGDPRRTEILEETADIELEDMLADEEMVITITHGGYIKRSNLNVYRSQRRGGKGTTGMATKEEDYVEHLFVATTHSYILLFTNQGRVHWLKVHELPQLGRAAKGKALVNFLQLGAGETMTTVIPIRQFEVDRYLLMATKRGIIKKTELNAYGNPRAGGIIAITLDEGDELIAVRMTKGDDEVLLGTRRGMAIRFKEEEARSVGRAARGVIGISLEEGDAVVGAEVVAPGAAVLTVTEHGYGKRTEHEEYRLQGRGGKGIINIRTTERNGPAVGVMQVQPGDQIMMISQEGKITRMRVDEISLIGRATQGVRLQGLTPSDRVAAVTRLVSDEEGEVESEGPEFPPEPEPEAGPLDEA from the coding sequence ATGCCTGACGAACAACAAGGCGCGCTAAGCCGAATTGGCGAGGTGAGGCCGACCGACATCCACGAGGAGATGCGCCGGTCGTACATGGACTACGCCATGAGCGTGATCATCGGCCGGGCCCTACCTGACGTACGGGACGGGTTGAAGCCGGTGCACCGCAGGGTCCTGTACGCCATGCAGGAGCTGGGACTCCCCTTTAACCGCCCATACAAGAAGGCGGCCCGCGTCGTAGGTGAGGTCTTGGGCAAGTACCACCCGCATGGCGACACGGCAGTCTACGACACCCTCGTTCGTCTGGTCCAGGACTTCTCGATGCGGTACCCCCTCATCGACGGCCAGGGAAACTTCGGCTCAGTAGATGGCGACGCGCCGGCGGCGATGCGATATACGGAGGTTCGCCTTGCCAGGATCGCTCAGGAGATGCTCCGGGACATCGACAAGGAGACGGTGGACCGGGCTCCCAACTTTGACGACACGCTTCAAGAGCCAACGCTCCTGCCGGCGGCCCTTCCAAACCTGCTCGTCAATGGCTCTTCCGGGATCGCAGTCGGGATGGCCACCAACATCCCGCCCCACAATCTTGGCGAAACCGTGGACGCCCTCCTGCTACAGCTCGATGATCCCGAGGTGACGCTGGATCGGCTTATGGAGGTGCTGCCTGGACCAGACTTTCCAACGGCCGCGTACATCCACGGCAGGCAGGGGATCCGGGATGCCTACACGACGGGCCGAGGCCTGATCCGGATGCGTGCGAAGGCGTTTGTGGAGAAGGGCAGGGGCGGCCGGGAGAGCATCATTGTCTCGGCGCTCCCGTACCAGGTGAACAAAGCCAAGCTGATCGAGCGGATCGCCGAGTTGGTTCGGAACAGGAAGATCGAGGGGATTTCGGATCTACGGGACGAGTCGGATCGCGAGGGGATGCGGATCTTCATCGAGCTCAAAAAGGACCAGATGGCCCCGCCGATCCTGAACCAGCTCTACAAGCACACCCCGATGCAATCAACCTTCGGTGTCATCATGCTGGCCCTTGTGAACAACCAGCCGAAGGTGCTGACGCTGAAGGAGATGCTCCATCACTTTATCGAGCACCGGAAGACCATCGTCATTCGCAGGACGCGCTTCGACCTCCGGAAAGCCGAAGAGCGGGCCCACATTTTAGAGGGGTACCGGATCGCGTTAGACCATCTGGACGCGGTCATCGCCCTCATCCGCCGGTCCCGGTCGGTGGACGACGCTCGCACCGGCCTGATGGACCAGTTCGGGATGAGCCAGATCCAGGCCCAGGCAATCCTCGATCTTCGCCTGCAGCGCCTGACACAGCTTGAGCGGCAGAAGATCCAGGACGAGTACAGCGAGATCCTCGCCACGATCGAGCGTCTCCGAAGCATCCTGGCCAGCGATGCCCTGGTTCGCCAGATCGTCAAAGATGAACTGCTGGTCGTGAAGGAAACGTATGGGGACCCGCGCCGCACGGAAATCCTGGAAGAGACCGCCGACATCGAGCTGGAGGACATGCTGGCCGATGAGGAGATGGTGATCACCATTACGCATGGCGGCTATATCAAGCGGAGCAATCTCAACGTCTACCGGAGCCAGCGTCGAGGCGGTAAGGGGACGACCGGCATGGCGACCAAGGAAGAGGACTACGTGGAGCACCTCTTCGTCGCCACCACCCACAGCTACATCCTCCTCTTCACCAACCAGGGGAGGGTGCACTGGCTCAAGGTCCACGAGCTGCCCCAGCTCGGACGGGCCGCAAAGGGCAAGGCCCTCGTCAACTTCCTGCAACTCGGAGCCGGCGAAACGATGACGACCGTAATTCCGATCCGCCAGTTTGAGGTTGATCGCTACCTTCTGATGGCAACCAAGCGCGGGATCATCAAGAAGACCGAGCTCAACGCGTATGGCAACCCGCGCGCGGGGGGCATCATCGCGATTACGCTGGATGAAGGGGACGAGTTGATCGCGGTCCGCATGACCAAGGGAGACGACGAGGTTCTGCTCGGGACTAGACGGGGGATGGCGATCCGGTTCAAAGAGGAAGAGGCCAGGTCGGTGGGCCGGGCGGCCCGAGGCGTCATCGGGATCTCCCTTGAGGAGGGCGATGCGGTGGTCGGGGCCGAGGTGGTGGCCCCGGGAGCGGCAGTCCTTACGGTGACCGAGCACGGTTATGGCAAGCGGACCGAGCACGAAGAGTACCGGCTGCAGGGCCGAGGCGGCAAAGGGATCATCAACATTCGGACCACCGAAAGAAACGGCCCGGCGGTCGGGGTGATGCAGGTACAGCCCGGCGATCAGATCATGATGATCTCTCAGGAAGGAAAGATTACGCGGATGCGGGTGGACGAGATCAGCCTCATCGGCAGGGCGACCCAAGGGGTGCGGCTCCAGGGGCTCACGCCCAGCGATCGCGTGGCCGCAGTGACGCGGCTGGTGAGCGACGAAGAGGGCGAGGTGGAGTCGGAGGGGCCGGAGTTCCCGCCCGAACCGGAACCGGAAGCGGGTCCGCTCGACGAGGCTTGA
- the gyrB gene encoding DNA topoisomerase (ATP-hydrolyzing) subunit B: MSRELKDLNNDAADQEARDASFTPSTAPLSIGGHPPDAYDASQIQVLEGLEAVRKRPAMYIGSTGLDGLHHLVYEVVDNSVDEALVGFCDQVDVTVHSDNSITVVDNGRGIPVDIHERTGRPALEVVMTTLHAGGKFDNSAYKVSGGLHGVGLSVVNALAERLEVEIWRGGKRYQQQYERGKPTGDLEEVGKARRTGTRVTFVPDHEIFEDRTFSLDTLSNRLRELAFLNKGLRIRLADERINEAREFYYTGGIRSFVELLNENKTCVPLKPIHIEAQRDATVVEVAIQYNDGYSETVFSFANNINTHDGGTHLIGFRSALTRTINSYATSHDLLKNLKATLTGDDIREGLTAVISVKLPNPQFEGQTKARLNNPDMKGLVETIINEKLAEYLEENPAIGRQIIEKATEAARAREAARKAKELARRKGPLESDDLPGKLADCSEKNPALCEMYIVEGDSAGGSAKQGRDRRFQAILPLRGKILNTERARADKMLSSAQIRILISAIGAGIDPEFDIGRLRYHRIIIMTDADVDGEHIRTLLLTFFFRHLRQVVEGGHLYIAQPPLYKVKKGKVERYLKDDRAMEEFLLEAVADSLRVEGSNGGTAWTGQRLHGMMRKLITWQHCLRAMERRGRHPGVVVALVQLGGVPRGTLKDEDKARQLLDRLLVALMAQAERLGPAEGRVEWDEEQEECRIHLSFGSNGQGQRSVAVIDRGLIGSPEYRELETAAAALAGLGMPPFTVAAEGESTSVESWSDLLGKSMELAKKGLAVQRYKGLGEMNPEQLWRTTMNPETRTLLRVAVEDAVAAEQIFTTLMGDQVEPRRQFIERHATEVSSLDI; this comes from the coding sequence ATGAGTAGAGAACTGAAGGATCTCAATAACGACGCCGCTGACCAGGAAGCGAGAGACGCGAGCTTCACGCCGTCGACGGCCCCTCTCTCGATCGGCGGCCACCCGCCAGACGCCTACGATGCCTCCCAGATCCAGGTCCTCGAGGGCCTCGAGGCAGTACGGAAGCGCCCCGCGATGTACATTGGCAGCACCGGGCTCGATGGGCTCCATCACCTGGTGTACGAAGTTGTAGACAACAGCGTGGACGAGGCGCTCGTTGGATTCTGCGACCAGGTGGATGTCACAGTTCATTCCGACAACAGCATCACCGTCGTAGATAACGGGCGCGGTATCCCGGTCGATATCCACGAGCGAACCGGCCGACCAGCCCTGGAGGTGGTGATGACCACCCTTCATGCTGGAGGTAAGTTTGACAATTCGGCTTATAAGGTGTCGGGCGGTTTGCATGGCGTCGGCCTCTCCGTGGTGAATGCGCTCGCGGAGCGGCTCGAGGTCGAAATCTGGCGCGGTGGCAAGCGGTATCAGCAACAGTATGAGCGCGGTAAGCCGACGGGCGACCTTGAAGAGGTTGGCAAGGCTCGGAGGACCGGAACCCGCGTGACGTTCGTTCCCGACCATGAGATCTTCGAAGACCGGACGTTTAGCCTGGACACCCTCAGCAATCGCCTGCGCGAGCTGGCGTTTCTCAACAAGGGTCTACGCATTCGGCTAGCCGATGAGCGGATTAACGAGGCGCGGGAGTTCTACTACACGGGGGGTATCAGGTCGTTCGTTGAGCTGCTCAACGAGAACAAAACCTGTGTTCCCCTTAAGCCGATCCACATCGAAGCCCAGCGTGATGCGACCGTCGTGGAAGTGGCCATCCAGTATAACGATGGGTACAGCGAGACGGTCTTCTCCTTTGCCAACAACATCAATACCCATGACGGCGGCACGCACCTGATCGGATTCCGATCGGCCCTGACCAGGACGATTAACAGCTATGCGACATCGCACGACCTGCTGAAGAACTTGAAGGCGACGCTGACCGGCGACGACATCCGTGAGGGGCTAACCGCCGTCATCAGCGTGAAGCTTCCCAATCCCCAATTTGAGGGGCAGACCAAGGCTCGCCTGAACAATCCCGACATGAAGGGCCTGGTCGAAACCATCATCAACGAGAAGCTGGCAGAATATCTGGAAGAGAACCCGGCGATTGGCCGGCAAATCATTGAGAAGGCGACCGAGGCGGCCCGCGCGCGCGAGGCGGCCCGCAAGGCAAAGGAGTTGGCTCGCAGGAAGGGCCCGCTCGAGAGCGATGATCTGCCGGGAAAGCTGGCGGACTGCTCGGAGAAAAACCCTGCCCTCTGCGAGATGTACATCGTCGAGGGAGATTCGGCCGGCGGCTCGGCGAAGCAGGGGCGCGATCGGAGGTTCCAGGCCATCCTGCCGCTCAGGGGCAAGATCCTGAATACCGAGCGAGCGCGGGCCGACAAGATGCTTTCCTCGGCGCAGATCAGGATCCTCATCTCGGCCATCGGGGCTGGGATCGACCCAGAATTCGACATCGGCCGGCTGCGTTATCACAGGATCATCATCATGACCGATGCCGACGTGGATGGGGAGCACATCCGGACGCTGCTGCTGACCTTCTTCTTCCGACACCTTCGCCAGGTCGTCGAGGGGGGCCATTTGTACATCGCGCAACCACCCCTGTATAAGGTGAAGAAGGGGAAGGTTGAGCGGTACTTGAAGGACGATCGGGCGATGGAGGAGTTCCTCCTGGAGGCGGTCGCCGACTCGCTCCGAGTAGAGGGCAGCAACGGTGGAACGGCCTGGACCGGACAGCGGCTCCATGGCATGATGCGAAAACTCATTACCTGGCAGCACTGTCTCCGGGCGATGGAGCGGCGGGGGCGTCACCCTGGCGTGGTGGTGGCCTTGGTGCAGTTGGGTGGTGTGCCCAGGGGAACTCTGAAGGACGAGGATAAAGCGCGCCAGCTTCTGGATCGGCTGCTGGTGGCGCTGATGGCCCAGGCAGAGCGACTAGGCCCGGCCGAGGGAAGAGTGGAGTGGGATGAAGAGCAGGAGGAATGTCGAATCCACCTGTCCTTTGGTAGCAACGGCCAAGGGCAGCGAAGCGTCGCAGTCATAGATCGTGGGCTCATCGGATCGCCGGAGTACCGAGAGCTAGAGACCGCAGCCGCCGCGCTCGCTGGGCTCGGGATGCCCCCGTTTACCGTGGCGGCGGAGGGGGAAAGCACCTCCGTGGAGTCTTGGAGCGACCTGCTCGGCAAGAGTATGGAGCTGGCCAAGAAGGGGTTGGCGGTCCAGCGCTATAAGGGTCTGGGAGAAATGAACCCTGAGCAGCTTTGGAGAACCACCATGAACCCCGAGACCCGGACGCTGCTGCGGGTGGCGGTTGAGGATGCGGTCGCCGCAGAGCAGATTTTCACCACCCTGATGGGCGACCAGGTGGAGCCGCGGCGGCAATTTATTGAGAGGCACGCGACAGAGGTAAGCAGCCTGGATATCTAG